In a single window of the Litorilituus sediminis genome:
- a CDS encoding Ig-like domain-containing protein, with protein MNIYKKTFKPAAIATMLTAVSLLSACGSDGDSAELAKAVELEKQRQNGTIIEVVTINGGQTRIKKGETHQLTATGLDSNGDTRDITSEITWSSSDTSIAKVSSKGLVTGVANSDVNQGIITITGTTINDITGDAEMSVSDISASSVALKQSFPESGNIFTCIDANITGDVTYADGYVSLNTVYNIDFSIPASDTANITDTGTLYTSRASIETISVTGKIDTVSDELTVIADPSNLDDIDILLNDEQITNIITINTGQRVQFNSQATLLPEVSTKEYGIDNSVNWQERELALIGVTNLGENKGTIVGLENGVTILQANCGGKEATATIEVKGDNTLTEMKINDGDDVINIAQGGDVELKLVAHYDEDSSISSLNVSEFANWSLKGSSLATAEIIDHGTNQASLKVTAADDVTGEFIVSAIYDDITTTVKIVIQ; from the coding sequence ATGAACATATATAAAAAAACATTCAAACCCGCAGCAATTGCTACCATGCTTACCGCTGTTAGCTTACTTTCTGCATGCGGCTCAGATGGTGACTCTGCTGAACTTGCCAAAGCTGTTGAATTAGAAAAACAACGTCAAAATGGCACCATCATAGAAGTAGTTACCATTAACGGTGGACAAACACGTATTAAAAAAGGTGAAACACACCAGTTAACCGCAACAGGATTAGATAGCAATGGTGATACTCGTGACATTACCTCTGAGATTACTTGGAGCTCTAGCGATACCAGCATAGCAAAAGTAAGCAGTAAAGGCTTAGTTACAGGTGTTGCCAATTCTGATGTCAACCAAGGCATTATCACCATTACTGGCACAACCATCAATGATATTACTGGCGATGCAGAAATGTCTGTTAGTGATATTTCGGCAAGCTCAGTTGCCTTAAAGCAAAGCTTCCCTGAGTCAGGCAATATATTCACCTGTATTGATGCTAACATTACGGGTGATGTTACTTATGCTGATGGTTATGTTTCCTTAAATACTGTTTACAATATTGATTTTTCAATTCCAGCCTCAGACACGGCTAACATAACTGACACTGGCACACTTTATACTTCAAGAGCATCAATAGAGACTATTTCCGTTACAGGTAAAATTGATACGGTATCGGATGAATTAACGGTTATTGCCGACCCAAGTAATCTTGACGATATCGATATTTTATTAAACGATGAACAAATAACGAATATCATCACCATCAACACCGGCCAGCGTGTGCAATTTAATTCACAAGCAACGTTACTACCTGAAGTATCAACGAAAGAATATGGCATTGATAACAGTGTTAACTGGCAAGAGAGAGAGCTTGCTTTAATTGGTGTCACCAACCTTGGTGAGAATAAAGGTACTATTGTCGGCTTAGAAAACGGCGTAACTATTTTGCAAGCTAACTGTGGCGGAAAAGAGGCAACAGCCACCATTGAAGTGAAAGGCGATAATACCCTAACAGAAATGAAAATTAATGATGGTGACGATGTTATTAATATCGCTCAAGGTGGTGATGTAGAATTAAAGCTTGTTGCTCATTATGATGAAGATTCCAGCATATCTAGCTTAAACGTTTCTGAGTTCGCCAACTGGAGCTTAAAAGGCAGCTCACTTGCAACGGCTGAAATTATTGACCATGGCACAAATCAAGCAAGCTTAAAAGTAACCGCTGCCGATGATGTCACAGGAGAGTTTATTGTCTCTGCTATTTATGACGATATTACTACTACGGTAAAAATAGTAATTCAGTAA
- a CDS encoding FxsA family protein, which translates to MFQVLFVLFILVPIIEITVIMQVGALLGVWPTVAIVILSAWLGAKYVRQQGLATLQSVQTKMAQGEMPSSEIVTGLMLLVAGVLLVTPGFVTDIFGLSLLIPAVRKAIAESVQKHMVVKQFSAGASYTHTTKGNVYEHEADPFTAEQKTMSHHQGDTIEGEFQRKE; encoded by the coding sequence ATGTTTCAAGTATTATTTGTTTTATTTATTTTGGTGCCAATTATAGAAATTACCGTCATTATGCAAGTTGGTGCGTTACTTGGTGTTTGGCCCACCGTGGCTATCGTGATTTTAAGTGCTTGGTTGGGGGCAAAATATGTGCGCCAACAAGGTTTGGCAACATTACAATCAGTGCAAACTAAGATGGCGCAAGGGGAAATGCCATCAAGCGAGATTGTGACTGGCTTAATGTTACTTGTCGCTGGGGTCTTATTAGTTACACCTGGCTTTGTCACCGATATTTTTGGCTTGTCTTTACTTATACCTGCTGTGCGTAAAGCCATAGCTGAGAGCGTACAAAAGCATATGGTAGTAAAGCAATTTTCAGCGGGTGCTAGTTATACTCATACCACAAAGGGGAATGTTTATGAGCATGAAGCAGACCCTTTTACCGCTGAGCAAAAAACAATGTCGCACCATCAAGGGGATACAATTGAAGGTGAATTTCAACGTAAAGAGTAG
- a CDS encoding co-chaperone GroES: MSIRPLHDRVIIKRKEVESKSAGGIVLTGSAAEKSTRGEVVAVGKGRILENGEVRALDVQVGDQVIFSEGYGVKTEKIDGEEVLILSESDILAIVE; the protein is encoded by the coding sequence ATGAGCATTCGTCCACTACACGATCGTGTAATTATTAAACGTAAAGAAGTTGAGTCAAAGTCTGCTGGCGGCATTGTATTAACAGGTAGTGCAGCGGAAAAATCAACGCGCGGTGAAGTAGTTGCTGTAGGTAAAGGCCGTATTCTAGAGAACGGTGAAGTTCGTGCTCTTGATGTACAAGTTGGCGACCAAGTAATTTTCAGTGAAGGTTACGGCGTGAAAACTGAAAAAATTGATGGTGAAGAAGTGTTGATTCTTTCTGAGTCTGACATCTTAGCGATCGTAGAATAA
- the groL gene encoding chaperonin GroEL (60 kDa chaperone family; promotes refolding of misfolded polypeptides especially under stressful conditions; forms two stacked rings of heptamers to form a barrel-shaped 14mer; ends can be capped by GroES; misfolded proteins enter the barrel where they are refolded when GroES binds), with translation MAAKDVLFGNDARVKMLNGVNILADAVKVTLGPKGRNVVLDKSFGGPTITKDGVSVAKEIELEDKFENMGAQMVKEVASKANDEAGDGTTTATVLAQAIVTEGLKSIAAGMNPMDLKRGIDKAVVAAVEELKGLSQKCADNKAIEQVGTISANSDETVGQIIATAMDKVGTEGVITVEEGQALTDELDVVEGMQFDRGYLSPYFINNQESGAVELENPFILLVDKKVSNIRELLTTLEGVAKAGKPLLIIAEDVEGEALATLVVNNMRGIVKVAAVKAPGFGDRRKAMLQDIATLTAGTVISEEIGMELEKATLEDLGQAKRVVISKDNTTIIDGIGEQADIEARVAQIRGQIEESSSDYDKEKLQERLAKLAGGVAVIKVGAATEVEMKEKKARVEDALHATRAAVEEGVVAGGGTALVRVADAIKNLEGINEDQTHGINVAIRAMEAPLRQIVTNCGDEASVVLNEVRNGTGNFGYNAGNSTYGDMLEMGILDPTKVTRSALQFAASVAGLMLTTEAMVTDAPQDAAAPAMPDMGGMGGMGGMGGMM, from the coding sequence ATGGCTGCAAAAGACGTATTATTTGGTAATGACGCACGCGTAAAAATGCTAAACGGTGTAAATATTTTAGCGGACGCGGTAAAAGTAACTTTAGGCCCTAAAGGTCGTAATGTAGTATTGGATAAATCTTTTGGTGGTCCAACAATCACTAAAGATGGTGTTAGTGTTGCTAAAGAAATCGAACTTGAAGACAAGTTTGAAAACATGGGCGCACAAATGGTGAAAGAAGTTGCCTCTAAAGCCAATGATGAAGCAGGTGACGGTACAACAACTGCAACTGTTTTAGCGCAAGCGATTGTTACAGAAGGTTTAAAATCAATTGCTGCGGGTATGAACCCAATGGATCTTAAGCGTGGTATCGATAAAGCTGTTGTTGCTGCGGTAGAAGAGTTAAAAGGTCTTTCACAAAAATGTGCAGACAACAAAGCAATTGAACAAGTAGGTACTATTTCTGCCAACTCTGATGAAACTGTAGGTCAAATCATTGCTACAGCAATGGATAAAGTAGGCACTGAAGGTGTTATCACTGTTGAAGAAGGTCAAGCATTAACAGACGAATTAGACGTAGTTGAAGGTATGCAATTTGATCGCGGCTACTTATCGCCTTACTTCATCAACAATCAAGAAAGTGGTGCGGTAGAGTTAGAAAACCCATTCATTTTATTAGTTGATAAAAAAGTTTCAAATATTCGTGAATTGTTAACAACGTTAGAAGGCGTTGCTAAAGCAGGTAAGCCGTTATTAATTATCGCTGAAGATGTTGAAGGTGAAGCACTAGCAACATTAGTAGTGAATAACATGCGTGGTATTGTAAAAGTTGCTGCTGTTAAAGCGCCTGGTTTTGGTGATCGTCGTAAAGCTATGCTTCAAGATATCGCGACATTAACAGCGGGTACTGTGATCTCAGAAGAGATTGGTATGGAGCTTGAAAAAGCGACTTTAGAAGATTTAGGCCAAGCTAAGCGCGTTGTAATCTCAAAAGATAACACCACTATAATCGATGGTATCGGTGAGCAAGCTGACATTGAAGCTCGTGTAGCGCAAATTCGTGGTCAAATTGAAGAGTCTTCTTCTGACTATGATAAAGAAAAGCTGCAAGAGCGTTTAGCTAAGCTTGCTGGCGGTGTTGCAGTAATTAAAGTCGGTGCTGCGACTGAAGTTGAAATGAAAGAGAAAAAAGCACGTGTTGAAGATGCATTACATGCAACGCGCGCGGCAGTAGAAGAAGGTGTTGTTGCCGGTGGTGGTACTGCTCTTGTTCGCGTTGCTGATGCAATCAAGAACTTAGAAGGTATCAACGAAGACCAAACTCACGGTATCAATGTTGCAATTCGCGCTATGGAAGCACCACTTCGTCAAATCGTAACTAACTGTGGTGATGAAGCGTCAGTTGTACTAAATGAAGTACGTAACGGTACAGGTAACTTTGGTTACAATGCAGGTAACAGCACATACGGTGACATGTTAGAAATGGGTATTTTAGATCCAACTAAAGTAACACGTAGCGCATTACAATTTGCCGCATCTGTAGCTGGCTTAATGTTAACAACAGAAGCTATGGTTACTGATGCACCACAAGATGCAGCAGCTCCTGCTATGCCTGATATGGGCGGCATGGGTGGTATGGGCGGCATGGGTGGTATGATGTAA
- the pcnB gene encoding polynucleotide adenylyltransferase PcnB, translated as MSPNALKVLYRLNKGGYDAYLVGGGVRDILLGLEPKDFDIATNATPEQIKALFRNCRLIGRRFRLAHIVFGREIIEVATFRGHHDSASEKEKSCKKTSKQSEHGMLLRDNIYGSIEEDAQRRDFTINALYYSSKDFKVYDFANGVKDIEERSIRLIGDPETRYREDPVRMLRAIRFATKLDMHISDETKAPIKELAPLMANIPPARMFEEFLKMFISGKAVANYHELRAYNLFVFFFPAVEQALTSEIADYPYLTDFIELALANTDKRINNDQRVTPAFLFAAMLWYPLQNYIKRINETANMPAQDAFFAALNEVMPEQQRSIAIPKRFQAVIKDIWILQDKLSRREGKRAFKCFEHPKFRAGYDFLLLRAEIEKDNSALTELANWWTDFQNVSNDARAQMVKSVRGSGTKRRTPRKRRKPAAKKAPQE; from the coding sequence ATTAGCCCGAATGCTTTAAAGGTACTTTATCGGCTCAATAAAGGCGGCTATGACGCTTACCTTGTTGGTGGTGGCGTTCGTGATATTTTACTCGGTTTAGAACCAAAAGATTTTGATATTGCTACCAATGCGACACCAGAGCAAATTAAAGCATTGTTTCGCAACTGTAGATTAATTGGCAGAAGATTTCGCTTAGCTCATATTGTCTTTGGCCGAGAAATTATTGAAGTGGCAACCTTTAGGGGTCACCACGATAGCGCCTCAGAAAAAGAAAAGAGCTGTAAGAAAACCTCAAAGCAGAGTGAACACGGCATGCTGCTAAGAGATAATATCTACGGTAGCATAGAAGAAGATGCCCAGCGCAGAGACTTCACCATCAATGCATTATATTACTCAAGCAAAGACTTTAAAGTATACGACTTTGCTAACGGTGTAAAAGATATTGAGGAGCGCAGTATCCGCTTAATTGGCGATCCTGAAACCCGCTATCGAGAAGACCCTGTGCGTATGCTACGCGCTATTCGCTTTGCCACTAAGCTAGATATGCATATTAGCGATGAAACCAAAGCACCTATCAAAGAGTTAGCCCCTTTAATGGCAAACATTCCGCCAGCACGAATGTTTGAAGAATTCTTGAAAATGTTTATTTCAGGGAAAGCGGTTGCTAACTATCACGAATTACGTGCCTATAACTTGTTTGTATTCTTTTTCCCTGCTGTTGAGCAAGCCTTAACAAGTGAAATAGCTGATTACCCATATTTAACCGACTTTATTGAGCTAGCACTTGCCAATACTGATAAACGCATCAATAACGATCAGCGTGTGACACCTGCCTTCTTATTTGCTGCCATGCTTTGGTATCCTTTGCAAAATTATATTAAGCGCATCAATGAAACCGCGAATATGCCGGCGCAGGATGCCTTTTTTGCCGCCTTAAATGAAGTAATGCCAGAGCAACAACGTAGTATAGCGATACCGAAACGTTTTCAAGCAGTAATCAAAGATATTTGGATCTTGCAAGACAAGCTAAGCCGACGAGAAGGAAAGCGCGCCTTTAAATGCTTTGAGCATCCTAAATTTAGAGCCGGTTATGACTTTTTATTATTACGCGCTGAAATCGAAAAAGATAATAGCGCATTAACTGAGCTAGCTAACTGGTGGACAGACTTTCAGAATGTCTCAAATGATGCCCGAGCACAAATGGTAAAAAGCGTACGCGGCTCAGGCACAAAACGCAGAACGCCAAGAAAGCGTAGAAAACCAGCCGCTAAAAAAGCACCACAAGAGTAA
- the cutA gene encoding divalent-cation tolerance protein CutA, giving the protein MYQLVLTTCPDETFAKELAKQLVSSQLAACVNIVPNLTSIYSWQGEMQIGTEVQLLIKTTQDKFTELNEKINQLHPYEVVEIIALNIQQGDKHYLNWISETLK; this is encoded by the coding sequence TTGTATCAATTAGTATTAACAACCTGCCCAGATGAAACCTTTGCTAAAGAGCTAGCGAAGCAATTAGTTTCAAGCCAGTTAGCCGCGTGTGTCAATATAGTGCCTAACCTTACCTCGATTTATAGCTGGCAAGGTGAAATGCAGATCGGCACAGAAGTACAATTATTAATTAAAACAACCCAAGACAAATTTACTGAATTAAATGAAAAAATAAATCAGTTACATCCTTATGAAGTGGTTGAAATTATTGCCTTGAACATCCAGCAAGGTGATAAGCATTACTTGAACTGGATATCAGAAACGTTGAAGTAA
- the folK gene encoding 2-amino-4-hydroxy-6-hydroxymethyldihydropteridine diphosphokinase: MTIAYIGLGSNLSEPAKQVQQAVAAISNIANSQIQSVSSVYLSKPMGPQDQDDYINAVLALETKLSAIELLDTLQSIENSAGRVRKENRWGARILDLDIILYGNEVIENERLTVPHYGMKEREFVLLPLAEITEDLYLPSGESVNSLAQGIATNGMIKQGKLSY, encoded by the coding sequence ATGACCATTGCCTATATTGGCTTAGGTAGTAATTTATCTGAGCCTGCCAAACAGGTACAGCAAGCGGTAGCAGCGATAAGTAACATAGCAAACAGCCAGATTCAAAGTGTTTCATCTGTTTATTTAAGCAAACCAATGGGGCCACAAGATCAAGACGACTATATCAATGCTGTCCTTGCCCTTGAAACTAAGCTAAGTGCCATTGAGCTTTTAGATACCTTGCAAAGCATTGAAAATAGCGCAGGTAGAGTACGCAAAGAAAACCGCTGGGGTGCACGTATACTAGATCTCGATATTATTCTTTATGGTAATGAAGTTATCGAAAATGAACGTTTAACCGTGCCACACTATGGCATGAAAGAGCGTGAGTTTGTTTTATTACCTTTAGCTGAAATAACCGAAGATTTATATCTGCCAAGTGGCGAGAGTGTTAATTCACTTGCTCAAGGCATTGCTACTAATGGCATGATTAAACAAGGCAAGTTAAGCTATTAA
- the panP gene encoding pyridoxal-dependent aspartate 1-decarboxylase PanP, translated as MRAAKRTAQATQESLHRIFTIAEAPDSTLGRIEQEMSQNLAGFLGNHIVATKNALSDIEQDFINAQIPEQPEFVSDHMQHLLDKLVAQSVHTSSASFIGHMTSALPSFILPLSKLMIGLNQNLVKVETSKAFTPLERQVLGMMHNLVYQQQDEFYQAWMHSAQHSLGAFCSGGTVANITALWVARNKLLRPDGDFKGVARSGLYAALQHYGYKGLAILVSERGHYSLKKSADILGIGQDSVIAIATDENNKIDCQQLKAKCEQLAKENIKVLAIVGVAGTTETGNIDPLDKMAAIAEQYQCHFHVDAAWGGATLLSNKYRSLLKGIEGADSVTIDAHKQMYVPMGAGLVIFKDPESVAAIEHHAEYILRKGSKDLGSHTLEGSRPGMAMLVYSSLHIISRPGYEMLINQGIEKAQYFADLINQHEDFELITKPELCLLTYRYAPKAVQELLARSDEKTQAELNLTLGKLTKFIQKRQREDGRSFVSRTRIEVARYGGEKIIVFRVVLANPLTSQAILQDILHEQTQLAQESENFLPQLLEAAKA; from the coding sequence ATGAGAGCAGCTAAGCGTACAGCACAAGCAACGCAAGAATCTTTACATCGTATTTTTACTATCGCCGAAGCGCCGGATTCTACTTTAGGCCGAATTGAACAAGAAATGTCGCAAAATCTTGCTGGCTTTCTTGGGAATCACATTGTTGCCACTAAAAATGCCTTATCTGATATAGAGCAAGACTTTATTAATGCACAAATTCCTGAGCAACCGGAGTTTGTTTCTGATCATATGCAGCACTTGCTTGATAAGTTAGTTGCGCAATCTGTTCACACTTCAAGCGCTAGCTTTATTGGTCATATGACCTCAGCTTTACCTTCTTTTATCTTACCTTTATCTAAGCTGATGATAGGCTTGAATCAAAACTTGGTAAAAGTTGAAACATCAAAAGCTTTTACACCGTTAGAGCGTCAAGTATTAGGCATGATGCATAATTTAGTGTATCAGCAACAAGATGAGTTTTATCAAGCTTGGATGCACAGTGCTCAACATTCACTTGGTGCTTTTTGCTCAGGTGGTACCGTTGCTAATATTACCGCGCTATGGGTGGCACGAAATAAATTATTACGACCTGATGGTGACTTTAAAGGCGTTGCGCGCTCAGGCTTATATGCTGCATTGCAACATTATGGCTATAAGGGGTTGGCTATTCTAGTGTCCGAACGTGGTCATTATTCACTGAAGAAATCGGCTGATATTTTAGGTATAGGTCAAGATAGTGTTATTGCCATTGCAACGGATGAAAATAACAAAATAGACTGTCAGCAACTTAAAGCGAAATGTGAGCAATTAGCAAAAGAAAATATCAAAGTACTCGCTATTGTTGGTGTTGCCGGTACAACTGAAACGGGCAATATTGACCCGCTAGATAAGATGGCAGCTATAGCTGAACAATATCAGTGTCATTTCCATGTGGATGCTGCTTGGGGCGGTGCTACCTTGTTATCAAACAAGTATCGTTCACTGCTTAAAGGGATAGAAGGCGCAGATTCAGTAACTATAGATGCGCATAAGCAAATGTATGTACCTATGGGTGCAGGCTTAGTAATCTTTAAAGATCCTGAGTCGGTAGCGGCGATTGAACACCATGCCGAATATATCTTACGTAAAGGCTCAAAAGATTTAGGTAGTCATACCCTTGAAGGTTCTCGCCCTGGTATGGCGATGTTAGTCTACTCTAGCTTGCATATTATCAGTCGCCCTGGTTATGAAATGCTAATTAACCAAGGTATTGAAAAGGCACAGTATTTTGCTGATTTAATTAATCAACATGAAGACTTTGAGCTGATCACTAAGCCTGAGCTGTGCTTATTAACCTATCGTTATGCGCCAAAAGCGGTACAAGAGCTGCTAGCACGTAGCGATGAAAAAACACAAGCTGAACTTAACCTAACTTTAGGCAAACTGACTAAGTTTATTCAAAAGCGTCAGCGTGAAGACGGTCGTTCGTTTGTATCTCGTACTCGAATTGAAGTGGCCCGTTATGGTGGCGAGAAGATTATTGTTTTTAGAGTTGTTTTAGCTAACCCGCTAACCAGTCAGGCCATCTTGCAAGATATCCTGCACGAGCAAACTCAACTTGCCCAAGAAAGTGAGAACTTTCTGCCGCAGCTGTTAGAAGCGGCGAAAGCTTAA
- the panC gene encoding pantoate--beta-alanine ligase, which produces MKTVTNISDLRQQVKDWRQQGLKIAFVPTMGNLHAGHISLVEEAHKHADKIVASIFVNPMQFGENEDIDSYPRTMDNDKRQLIEAGTDLLFTPTPEIIYPKGLAKQSYVEVPNVSDGYCGESRPGHFRGVATVVCKLFNLVQPDVACFGLKDYQQVQVIQTMVDDLSMPIDIVPVPTVREASGLALSSRNGYLSAEEKAIAPALQQNLQWLAQEIQYSRKTSPDHSPDFIGLAKKAAAAIDATGMKTDYIHVSHAHTLQPASEDDKELVILAAAQCGKARLIDNLQLSLA; this is translated from the coding sequence ATGAAAACAGTAACCAATATTTCAGATTTAAGACAGCAAGTAAAAGACTGGCGCCAACAAGGGCTAAAAATTGCCTTTGTACCCACTATGGGGAATTTACACGCAGGTCATATTTCCCTTGTTGAAGAAGCGCACAAACATGCTGATAAAATCGTCGCCAGCATCTTTGTTAATCCAATGCAATTTGGCGAAAATGAAGATATTGATAGCTACCCACGCACTATGGATAACGACAAACGTCAGCTAATTGAAGCTGGTACAGATTTACTGTTTACGCCGACACCAGAAATTATTTACCCAAAAGGTTTAGCTAAACAAAGCTATGTTGAAGTGCCAAATGTTTCTGATGGTTATTGTGGTGAAAGCCGCCCGGGACATTTTAGGGGTGTCGCTACCGTAGTGTGTAAACTATTTAACCTAGTGCAACCTGATGTTGCCTGCTTTGGCTTAAAAGATTATCAACAAGTACAAGTTATTCAGACTATGGTAGATGACTTATCTATGCCGATTGACATTGTACCTGTACCAACAGTACGTGAAGCCAGCGGCTTAGCCTTAAGCTCTCGCAATGGTTACTTATCTGCCGAAGAAAAAGCGATTGCTCCGGCATTACAGCAAAACCTGCAATGGCTAGCACAAGAAATTCAATACAGTCGAAAAACCAGTCCAGATCATAGCCCTGACTTTATTGGTTTAGCGAAAAAAGCCGCGGCGGCAATCGATGCAACTGGCATGAAAACCGACTATATTCATGTTAGCCATGCACATACCTTACAACCTGCCAGTGAAGACGATAAAGAACTCGTCATTCTCGCCGCAGCGCAATGTGGTAAAGCAAGATTAATTGATAATTTACAGCTTAGCCTGGCCTAA
- the panB gene encoding 3-methyl-2-oxobutanoate hydroxymethyltransferase, giving the protein MAKITTASLLKMKQQGEKISTITAYDASFAKLFDQAGIHAILIGDSLGMVLQGQDDTLPVTIEEMAYHTQCVKRGVTDTLIIADMPFMTYANKDQALSNATKLMQAGASMVKMEGGAWLNDTISALVERGIPVCAHLGLTPQSVNVFGGFKVQGRDADKAKQMIEDAKLLEAAGAQLLVLECIPSDLGKAISEAITIPTIGIGAGKDTDGQILVMHDALGISCSYMPKFSRNFLKDTGDIKKAVELYISEVALGNFPGEEHIFK; this is encoded by the coding sequence ATGGCAAAAATAACAACAGCAAGTTTGCTCAAAATGAAGCAACAAGGTGAAAAAATCTCAACGATTACCGCATATGATGCCAGCTTTGCTAAATTATTTGATCAAGCAGGTATTCACGCCATTTTAATTGGTGACTCGCTGGGCATGGTATTGCAAGGTCAAGACGATACCTTGCCAGTTACCATTGAAGAAATGGCCTACCATACCCAATGCGTAAAACGTGGCGTGACTGACACCCTGATTATTGCTGATATGCCTTTTATGACCTACGCCAATAAAGATCAGGCACTAAGCAATGCCACTAAGCTAATGCAAGCCGGTGCTAGCATGGTAAAAATGGAAGGTGGTGCTTGGTTAAATGATACCATTTCAGCCTTAGTAGAACGCGGCATTCCCGTTTGTGCGCACCTTGGTTTAACACCACAATCGGTCAATGTCTTTGGCGGTTTTAAGGTACAAGGCAGAGATGCAGACAAAGCCAAGCAAATGATTGAAGATGCTAAATTACTTGAAGCTGCTGGCGCACAATTATTAGTACTTGAGTGTATACCAAGTGATTTAGGCAAAGCGATATCAGAAGCAATCACTATCCCAACCATTGGCATAGGTGCAGGTAAAGATACCGACGGACAAATCTTAGTGATGCATGATGCCTTAGGCATTTCCTGTAGCTATATGCCTAAATTCTCCCGCAACTTTTTAAAAGACACTGGCGACATTAAAAAAGCCGTTGAGCTTTATATCAGTGAAGTAGCACTTGGCAACTTTCCAGGTGAAGAGCATATTTTCAAGTAG
- a CDS encoding outer membrane beta-barrel protein, giving the protein MHKILIPLLMLSTSFSSAANSYTADTYYVGVDYMLTDIDISGENAKPGMTGIRFGASNNNIAFEAQYLISNKTDNIYRMEFDLENSKALYLVMQSDTMQGFHFDVALGYAENELAVTGPEFTYNGTEKYSGFSWNISIQQEIPFIPNTQVRLAYQSLFKNDDFDISGIALGLTYQF; this is encoded by the coding sequence ATGCACAAAATTCTCATCCCTTTACTAATGCTTAGCACATCATTTTCAAGTGCTGCCAATAGCTATACTGCTGACACATATTATGTCGGTGTTGACTATATGCTGACAGATATCGACATATCTGGCGAAAACGCTAAACCTGGCATGACAGGCATAAGGTTTGGCGCAAGCAACAATAATATTGCCTTTGAAGCGCAATACTTAATATCAAACAAAACTGACAACATCTACCGCATGGAGTTTGACTTAGAGAACAGCAAAGCGCTGTATCTAGTGATGCAATCTGACACTATGCAAGGCTTTCACTTTGATGTTGCCTTAGGTTATGCCGAAAATGAATTGGCGGTTACTGGGCCAGAATTCACCTACAATGGCACTGAAAAATACAGCGGTTTTTCTTGGAACATTTCCATTCAACAAGAGATTCCCTTTATTCCTAACACCCAAGTAAGGCTTGCTTATCAGTCGTTATTTAAAAATGACGACTTCGATATTTCCGGTATTGCGCTTGGTCTTACTTATCAATTTTAA